The proteins below come from a single Elgaria multicarinata webbii isolate HBS135686 ecotype San Diego chromosome 11, rElgMul1.1.pri, whole genome shotgun sequence genomic window:
- the LOC134405467 gene encoding olfactory receptor 5AP2-like: MRNGTAVTRFVLLGLSGNPEVQHILFGLFLVIYLVALIGNILILLVISLDKRLHNPMYFFLGNLSVVDIGYTTSTVPKMLVNYLSQDKSISLAGCFTQMYFFISFGGIECLLLGVMAYDRYAAICHPLHYSVLMSPKVCVWLAAAAWTLGLSNSAVHSGLMSRLSFCWDNIIQHFFCDIPPLFQLSCSDTQANQIATFVVGGGVIMGSFLVTLVSYVYIVLAILRIRTKEGRLKTFSTCASHLTIVNIYFGTIIFTYIRPNSTYSQEQDRIFPVLYGILTPMLNPIIYSLRNKDVQGALQNVMRRTQQE, encoded by the coding sequence ATGAGGAATGGAACAGCTGTCACTAGGTTTGTCCTCCTGGGACTCTCGGGCAACCCTGAGGTCCAACATATTCTCTTTGGTCTCTTTCTTGTCATTTACTTGGTGGCCCTCATTGGGAACATTCTTATCCTTCTTGTGATCAGCTTGGACAAGAGGCTCCACAAtcccatgtacttcttcctggGGAATCTCTCTGTGGTGGACATTGGGTACACAACTTCCACTGTGCCCAAGATGCTGGTGAACTACCTCTCTCAGGACAAAAGCATCTCCCTGGCCGGCTGCTTCACCCAGATGTACTTCTTCATCTCCTTTGGTGGCATTGAGTGCCTTCTGCTGGGTGTCATGGCTTATGACCGGTATGCAGCCATTTgccatccattgcattatagtgTGCTCATGAGCCCCAAAGTGTGTGTCTGGCTTGCAGCAGCTGCTTGGACTCTTGGCTTGTCTAACTCAGCTGTGCACTCTGGCTTGATGTCCCGTTTGTCTTTCTGCTGGGACAACATTATCCAACACTTTTTCTGTGACATCCCACCCCTATTCCAACTCTCCTGCTCTGATACTCAAGCCAATCAAATTGCTACCTTTGTGGTGGGTGGAGGTGTAATCATGGGTTCATTTCTGGTTACCCTAGTGTCTTATGTCTACATTGTCTTGGCTATCCTCAGGATCCGCACCAAGGAAGGGCGTCTCAAGACATTTTCCACCTGTGCTTCTCACCTGACCATAGTTAACATTTATTTTGGCACTATCATCTTCACATACATACGTCCCAACTCCACTTACTCCCAGGAACAGGACCGGATATTTCCTGTACTGTATGGGATCCTAACCCCTATGCTTAATCCAATCATCTACAGTTTGAGGAACAAGGATGTGCAAGGGGCGCTCCAGAATGTCATGCGAAGAACTCAACAGGAATAA
- the LOC134405468 gene encoding olfactory receptor 5F1-like: protein MEINGKTERKNQTNLKEFILLGLSDDPKLQNLFFAMGLFVYVLTLTGNLTIMVLIQADQHLHTPMYFLLSNLSFTEICYITTTMPKMLSDLLSEDKTISFAGCVLQMYFFLTTAATEGALLSVMAYDRYAAICHPLRYTMLMSQPVRRWLQAASWAIGNLNAIVNTAFIFSLNFCASNKIMHFFCDIPPVLHLSCSDTSLAELVTFIISGSIMITTVSLIILSYFLIVSSVLKIHSAQGRIKTFSTCASHLTVVSIFYSTALFTYMRPSSSHSMEQDRLISVLYTIITPLLNPLIYSFKNKDMQTAFLNVLGKKAHCPL from the coding sequence ATGGAAATCAATGGCAAAACTGAAAGAAAGAATCAAACAAATCTGAAAGAATTCATCCTTTTGGGACTGTCAGATGATCCTAAACTCCAGAACCTGTTCTTTGCTATGGGGCTGTTTGTCTATGTACTCACTTTGACAGGGAATCTGACCATCATGGTTTTGATACAGGCTGACCAGCACCTCCACACTCCTATGTACTTTCTTCTGAGTAACCTGTCTTTTACTGAAATCTgctacatcaccaccaccatgccaAAGATGTTGTCGGACCTCCTGTCAGAGGACAAGACCATCTCCTTTGCTGGCTGTGTGCTCCAAATGTACTTCTTTCTAACCACAGCTGCCACTGAGGGTGCCCTACTCTCCGTCATGGCATACGACCGCTATGCTGCCATCTGCCACCCATTGCGCTACACCATGCTCATGAGCCAGCCTGTCCGCAGGTGGCTTCAGGCAGCCTCATGGGCCATTGGAAATCTCAATGCCATTGTCAATACAGCCTTTATCTTCTCCCTGAACTTCTGTGCTTCCAATAAAATTATGCATTTCTTTTGTGACATCCCACCTGTCCTGCATCTTTCCTGCTCTGATACCTCCCTTGCTGAATTAGTGACTTTCATCATCTCTGGTAGCATCATGATCACAACAGTCTCCTTAATCATCCTCTCCTACTTCCTCATTGTCTCATCTGTGCTCAAAATCCATTCAGCTCAAGGTCGGATCAAGACATTCTCCACCTGTGCTTCCCACCTTACAGTAGTAAGCATCTTCTACAGCACTGCCCTCTTCACCTACATGCGTCCCTCCTCTAGTCATTCCATGGAACAGGACCGTCTGATCTCTGTATTGTATACCATCATCACTCCTTTGCTGAACCCTCTAATCTACAGCTTCAAGAACAAGGACATGCAAACAGCATTTCTGAATGTTCTTGGAAAGAAAGCACATTGCCCACTCTGA
- the LOC134405469 gene encoding olfactory receptor 6M1-like produces MITSNFSTNIVTEVVLLGFSNLHQLQKPLFFLFLVMYILTLIGNALVILMIQIEHRLHTPMYYFLKNLSWLEIIITTTVTPKMLTLLISNENTISFFACALQGYVYFVAGTTEVLLLAAMSIDRYMAICNPLRYTAIMSTRVCQVMVLSCWLGSVFAITASMLLKAGLPFCGSNVIDHFFCDSGPLLEMICADILFLQALDFAVSCFTLLSSVSVTTVSYIYIIITVLKMPSAKGRKKTFGTCSSHITVASLYYGSSIFIYIKPAGSSSMEFNKVATVFNTVVTPLLNPIIYSFRNKTVKEVLRDTLARVWTTWQSKP; encoded by the coding sequence ATGATCACCAGCAACTTCTCCACAAATATTGTCACTGAGGTTGTCCTACTTGGCTTCTCTAATCTCCACCAGCTTCAAAAAccactcttctttctcttcctggtCATGTACATATTGACTTTGATTGGCAATGCTTTAGTCATCCTTATGATCCAGATAGAACATCGTTTACATACACCAATGTACTACTTCCTCAAGAACCTCTCCTGGTTGgaaatcatcatcaccacaacTGTCACTCCCAAGATGCTCACCCTACTCATCTCAAATGAAAACACCATCTCTTTCTTTGCTTGTGCCCTACAAGGATATGTGTACTTTGTTGCTGGCACCACTGAAGTCCTCCTTTTGGCTGCCATGTCAATAGACCGCTACATGGCCATCTGCAACCCATTACGGTACACAGCTATCATGAGCACCCGGGTCTGCCAGGTGATGGTTCTGTCCTGTTGGTTGGGCAGCGTCTTTGCCATCACAGCCTCCATGTTACTAAAGGCAGGTCTGCCTTTTTGTGGCTCCAATGTGATTGATCATTTTTTCTGTGACAGTGGTCCTCTGCTTGAAATGATATGTGCTGACatcctcttcctgcaggccttGGACTTTGCAGTTTCCTGCTTCACACTTCTCAGCTCTGTATCTGTGACAACGGTCTCCTATATCTATATCATTATCACTGTGCTGAAGATgccctctgccaaaggcagaaagAAAACATTTGGCACATGCAGTTCTCACATCACTGTGGCATCACTTTATTATGGCAGCTCCATCTTCATCTATATCAAGCCAGCTGGCAGCTCTTCAATGGAATTCAACAAGGTAGCGACAGTGTTCAACACAGTGGTGACTCCATTGCTGAATCCCATTATTTACAGCTTCAGGAACAAGACAGTGAAGGAAGTCCTCAGAGATACATTGGCAAGAGTGTGGACAACATGGCAAAGTAAGCCCTAA
- the LOC134405470 gene encoding olfactory receptor 6M1-like, with product MKFTNFSSNIVTEVVLLGFSNLHQLQKPLFFLFLVIYILTLIGNALVILMIQIDHRLHTPMYYFLKNLSWMEIIITTTVTPKMLTLLISNKNTISFFACILQSYIYFIAGSAEVLLLAAMSIDRYMAICNPLRYTAIMSTQVCQVMVLSCWLGSFFAITASMLLQVSLPVCGSNVIDHFFCDSGPMLEMICADTHFLQALDFAVSCFTLLSSVSATTVSYIYIIITVMKMPSAKGRRKTFGTCTSHITVASLYYGSSIFIYIKPAGSSSMEFNKVATVFNTVVTPLLNPIIYNFRNKTVKEVLRDTLARVLATLKSKV from the coding sequence ATGAAATTCACCAACTTCTCCAGTAACATTGTCACTGAGGTTGTCCTCCTTGGCTTCTCTAATCTCCACCAGCTTCAAAAAccactcttctttctcttccttgtcATATACATATTGACTCTGATTGGCAATGCTTTAGTCATCCTTATGATCCAGATAGACCACCGTTTACATACTCCAATGTACTACTTCCTCAAGAACCTCTCCTGGATGGAAATCATCATTACCACAACTGTCACGCCCAAGATGCTCACCCTACTCAtctcaaataaaaacaccatctCTTTTTTTGCTTGCATCTTACAATCATATATCTACTTTATCGCTGGCTCTGCTGAAGTCCTCCTTTTGGCTGCCATGTCAATAGATCGCTACATGGCCATCTGCAACCCATTACGGTATACAGCTATCATGAGCACCCAGGTTTGCCAGGTGATGGTTCTGTCTTGTTGGTTGGGCAGCTTCTTTGCCATCACAGCCTCCATGTTACTACAGGTATCACTGCCTGTCTGTGGCTCCAATGTGATTGATCATTTCTTCTGTGACAGTGGTCCTATGCTTGAAATGATATGTGCTGACACCCACTTCCTCCAGGCCTTGGATTTTGCAGTTTCCTGCTTCACACTTCTCAGCTCTGTATCTGCGACAACAGTCTCCTATATCTATATCATTATCACTGTGATGAAGATgccctctgccaaaggcagaaggAAAACATTTGGCACATGCACTTCTCACATCACTGTGGCATCACTTTATTATGGCAGCTCCATCTTCATCTATATCAAGCCAGCTGGCAGCTCTTCAATGGAATTCAACAAGGTGGCCACAGTGTTCAACACAGTGGTGACTCCATTGCTAAATCCCATCATTTACAACTTCAGGAACAAGACAGTGAAGGAAGTCCTCAGAGATACATTGGCAAGAGTTTTGGCAACATTGAAAAGTAAGGTCTAA
- the LOC134405471 gene encoding olfactory receptor 6M1-like: MKFTNFSSNIVTEVVLLGFSNLHQLQKPLFFLFLVIYILTLIGNALVILMIQIDHRLHTPMYYFLKNLSWMEIIITTTVTPKMLTLLISKENTISFFACILQGYVYFVAGTTEVLFLAAMSVDRYMAICNPLRYTAIMSTRVCQVMVLSCWLGSFFTITACMLLQVRLPFCGSNVIDHFFCDSGPLLEMVCADTHFLQALDFSVSCFTLLSSVSVTTVSYIYIIITVMKMPSAKGRRKTFGTCTSHITVASLYYGSSIFIYIKPAGSSSMEFNKVATVFNTVVTPLLNPIIYNFRNKTVKEVLRDALGRVSATLKSKL; encoded by the coding sequence ATGAAATTCACCAACTTCTCCAGTAACATTGTCACTGAGGTTGTCCTCCTTGGCTTCTCTAATCTCCACCAGCTTCAAAAAccactcttctttctcttccttgtcATATACATATTAACTCTGATTGGCAATGCTTTAGTCATCCTTATGATCCAGATAGACCACCGCTTACATACTCCAATGTACTACTTCCTCAAGAACCTCTCCTGGATGGAAATCATCATTACCACAACTGTCACACCTAAGATGCTCACCCTACTCATCTCAAAAGAAAACACCATCTCTTTTTTTGCTTGCATCCTACAAGGATATGTGTACTTTGTCGCTGGCACTACTGAAGTCCTCTTTTTGGCTGCCATGTCAGTGGATCGCTACATGGCCATCTGCAACCCATTACGGTACACAGCTATCATGAGCACCCGGGTTTGCCAGGTGATGGTTCTGTCTTGTTGGTTGGGCAGCTTCTTTACCATCACAGCCTGCATGTTACTACAGGTAAGACTGCCTTTTTGTGGCTCCAATGTGATTGACCATTTTTTTTGTGACAGTGGTCCTCTACTTGAAATGGTATGTGCTGACACCCACTTCCTCCAGGCCTTGGACTTTTCAGTTTCCTGCTTCACACTTCTCAGCTCTGTATCTGTGACAACAGTCTCCTATATCTATATCATTATCACTGTGATGAAGATgccctctgccaaaggcagaaggAAAACATTTGGCACATGCACTTCTCACATCACTGTGGCATCACTTTATTATGGCAGCTCCATCTTCATCTATATCAAGCCAGCTGGCAGCTCTTCAATGGAATTCAACAAGGTGGCCACAGTGTTCAACACAGTGGTGACTCCATTGCTAAATCCCATCATTTACAACTTCAGGAACAAGACAGTGAAGGAAGTCCTCAGAGATGCATTGGGAAGAGTGTCGGCAACATTGAAAAGTAAGCTCTAA